One genomic segment of Tubulanus polymorphus chromosome 4, tnTubPoly1.2, whole genome shotgun sequence includes these proteins:
- the LOC141903923 gene encoding ER lumen protein-retaining receptor 2 — translation MNIFRLVGDLSHLLAIVILLIKIWKTRSCAGISGKSQIMFAMVFLTRYLDLITSFVSVYNTSMKCVFIACSLATVFMIYSKFKATYDSNHDTFRVEFLVVPVAGLALLVNHDFSPLEILWTFSIYLESVAILPQLFMVSKTGEAETITSHYLFALGSYRALYILNWVYRYYFEGFFDLIAIVAGCVQTILYCDFFYLYITKVLKGKKLSLPA, via the exons ATGAACATTTTTCGGCTCGTTGGCGATCTTTCTCATCTTCTCGCTATTGTAATATTGTTGATCAAAATATGGAAGACCCGTTCGTGCGCAG GTATCTCCGGAAAGTCGCAGATCATGTTCGCGATGGTTTTCCTGACGCGATATTTGGATCTGATCACTAGTTTTGTGTCGGTTTACAATACGTCCATGAAATGCGTGTTCATCGCCTGTTCGCTGGCCACCGTGTTTATGATCTATTCCAAGTTCAAGGCGACGTACGACAGCAATCACGATACCTTCCGCGTAGAATTCCTCGTTGTTCCAGTCGCCGGTTTAGCTCTGCTGGTGAACCATGATTTCAGTCCACTTGAG ATTCTGTGGACGTTTTCGATCTATCTGGAATCGGTGGCTATTTTACCGCAGTTGTTTATGGTCAGTAAAACCGGCGAAGCTGAAACGATCACCAGTCACTACCTGTTCGCGCTCGGCTCCTATCGAGCCCTCTACATTTTGAACTGGGTTTATCGATATTATTTCGAGGGATTCTTCGACCTGATAGCGATCGTAGCCGGCTGCGTTCAGACGATTCTCTACTGCGATTTCTTCTATTTGTATATAACTAAAG TTCTGAAAGGCAAGAAGCTAAGTTTACCAGCATAA